In one Mucilaginibacter ginsenosidivorax genomic region, the following are encoded:
- a CDS encoding helix-turn-helix domain-containing protein: MEKTTLPYYTEINDFLASIPWPARTTCPDFYCLRLKPLDQEGVSVYRPPFRRSFYFFALLFNSGKIEVNYGDETVQDPETYLVFHSPNLVYSFAHNNALEGYVIYFKAEAFSFFKPEFHLQFPLFNMLHTNLFKFDYATFSQLVPHFEAVFTAYERSDKSQYIEARIKLLGLLYHLEDFAVKSGKDARLATTQQLLLSKFVRLIDNHYINKRTVKEYADMLSVTPNYLSQSIKKESGRNALTFIAERLAKEAKSLILYTSAEIAEIGYQLNFSDPTNFGKFFKKQAGLSPSAYRKHHKQSN, translated from the coding sequence ATGGAAAAAACAACCCTTCCCTATTATACCGAGATTAATGACTTCCTGGCATCGATACCCTGGCCGGCCAGGACAACTTGCCCGGATTTTTACTGCCTGCGGCTAAAACCGCTCGACCAGGAAGGGGTGTCGGTTTACAGACCGCCGTTCAGGCGTTCGTTTTACTTTTTCGCGTTGTTGTTTAACTCCGGAAAAATTGAGGTTAATTACGGCGATGAAACGGTTCAGGATCCGGAAACGTACCTTGTGTTCCATTCACCCAACCTTGTTTACAGCTTTGCGCACAATAATGCACTTGAAGGTTACGTAATTTACTTTAAGGCTGAAGCATTTTCCTTTTTTAAACCGGAGTTTCACCTGCAGTTTCCACTGTTTAATATGCTGCATACAAATCTTTTTAAGTTTGATTATGCTACGTTTAGCCAATTAGTGCCGCATTTTGAAGCAGTTTTCACGGCATATGAAAGATCAGATAAGAGCCAGTATATTGAAGCACGGATAAAATTGCTTGGTTTGCTTTACCACCTGGAAGACTTTGCCGTGAAAAGCGGTAAAGATGCCAGGTTGGCTACCACGCAACAACTGTTGCTGAGTAAGTTTGTCCGGCTGATCGATAACCATTATATCAATAAACGCACTGTAAAAGAATATGCTGATATGCTATCTGTTACTCCAAATTATCTTTCCCAATCAATTAAAAAAGAGTCGGGCAGGAACGCGTTAACTTTTATTGCAGAACGTTTGGCTAAGGAAGCGAAATCACTCATTTTATACACCAGCGCCGAGATAGCCGAAATTGGCTATCAGCTCAACTTTTCAGACCCGACCAATTTTGGCAAGTTCTTTAAAAAACAGGCAGGACTATCCCCATCAGCATATAGGAAACACCACAAGCAATCAAATTGA
- the purL gene encoding phosphoribosylformylglycinamidine synthase subunit PurL, which produces MEHQELTTVETAKDLGLLPEEFERIKEILGRVPNFTELSIFAVMWSEHCSYKNSITWLKTLPKDSDRMLAKAGEENAGLVDLGDGIGCAFKIESHNHPSALEPYQGAATGVGGINRDIFTMGARPIAQLNSLRFGDLKLEKTQWLVKGVVKGISHYGNAFGIPTVGGELFFDDCYNVNPLVNAMSAGIVKAGETVSATSYGVGNPVYIVGSATGKDGIHGAAFASKDISKDSVNDLPAVQVGDPFQEKLLLEATLEVIKTGAVVGMQDMGAAGIICSNSEMSAKGEHGMRIDLDLVPTRQPNMKPYEILLSESQERMLIVVHKGREKEVEAVFDKWDLNCAIIGEVTDTQRLEYYMHGEKVADVPADDLVLGGGAPVYQREYREPAYFAENKKFNIDDVPEPANLVEVAEHLSAHPNLASKRWVTDQYDSMVGVQTMTANLACDAAVVAVKDTNKAIVLTTDCNSRYVYADPYTGTAIAVAEAARNITCAGGEPVAITNCLNFGNPYNPEVYWQFVSAIKGMGDACRKFETPVTGGNVSFYNQSADGGSVFPTPTIGMLGVMEDTENIMTADFKQPGDLIYLIGESVNDIASSQYLASWHKITACPAPYFDIEKEYTTQQTIKELIKHRVLESCHDVADGGLYTCLLEAAMPNGLGFDIETDAAIRKDAFLFGEAQGRIVVTVAPEEQERFVEFMATSETEFSLLGTVNNGFLNVDGELFGHVTDVKMVHSNVLHSILGE; this is translated from the coding sequence TTGGAGCACCAGGAATTAACCACCGTTGAAACCGCCAAAGATTTAGGCTTACTACCCGAAGAATTTGAACGTATTAAAGAGATATTAGGGCGCGTGCCCAACTTTACCGAGCTATCTATTTTCGCGGTAATGTGGAGCGAACACTGCTCATACAAAAACTCCATTACCTGGCTAAAAACTTTACCAAAAGACAGCGACCGCATGCTGGCCAAAGCAGGTGAAGAAAATGCAGGCCTTGTTGATTTGGGCGATGGCATTGGCTGCGCCTTTAAAATTGAATCACATAACCACCCATCGGCCCTTGAACCATACCAGGGCGCGGCAACAGGTGTGGGCGGTATCAACCGCGATATTTTTACCATGGGCGCCAGGCCCATTGCCCAGTTAAACTCCCTGCGCTTTGGCGATCTTAAACTGGAGAAAACCCAGTGGCTGGTTAAGGGCGTGGTAAAAGGTATCAGCCATTACGGCAACGCCTTTGGCATCCCAACCGTTGGTGGCGAATTATTTTTTGACGACTGTTATAATGTAAATCCATTGGTAAATGCCATGTCGGCAGGTATTGTTAAAGCGGGCGAAACCGTTTCGGCAACATCATACGGCGTAGGCAACCCTGTTTACATTGTGGGGTCGGCCACCGGTAAGGATGGGATCCATGGTGCGGCTTTCGCGTCTAAAGATATCAGCAAAGATTCTGTGAACGATTTACCAGCCGTACAGGTAGGCGATCCGTTCCAGGAGAAACTGTTGTTGGAGGCCACTTTAGAAGTTATAAAAACCGGTGCCGTAGTAGGTATGCAGGATATGGGAGCTGCCGGTATCATTTGCTCCAATTCGGAAATGAGCGCCAAAGGCGAACACGGGATGCGTATCGACCTGGATTTGGTGCCAACCCGCCAGCCAAACATGAAGCCTTACGAGATCCTGCTGTCCGAATCTCAGGAGCGTATGCTGATTGTGGTACACAAAGGCCGCGAAAAAGAAGTAGAAGCTGTATTTGATAAATGGGACCTTAACTGCGCTATTATCGGCGAGGTTACAGATACCCAACGCCTGGAATATTACATGCATGGCGAAAAGGTAGCCGATGTACCTGCCGATGACCTGGTATTAGGCGGCGGCGCGCCGGTTTACCAGCGCGAATACCGCGAGCCTGCGTACTTTGCCGAAAATAAGAAATTTAATATTGATGACGTGCCGGAACCTGCCAACCTGGTTGAGGTTGCCGAGCATCTTTCTGCCCACCCTAACTTAGCATCAAAACGTTGGGTAACCGACCAGTACGATAGCATGGTAGGCGTACAAACCATGACCGCCAACCTGGCCTGCGATGCAGCCGTTGTAGCCGTTAAGGATACCAACAAAGCCATTGTTTTAACTACCGACTGTAACTCGCGCTACGTATATGCCGATCCTTACACAGGTACAGCCATAGCCGTTGCCGAAGCTGCCCGTAACATTACTTGTGCTGGCGGCGAGCCTGTGGCGATAACCAACTGCTTAAACTTTGGTAACCCTTACAACCCCGAAGTTTACTGGCAATTTGTAAGTGCCATTAAAGGCATGGGCGATGCCTGCCGCAAGTTTGAAACCCCGGTTACCGGTGGTAACGTAAGCTTCTATAACCAGTCGGCAGATGGTGGCTCTGTATTCCCAACGCCAACAATTGGTATGCTGGGTGTTATGGAAGATACCGAAAACATCATGACCGCCGATTTTAAACAACCCGGCGACTTGATTTATTTGATAGGCGAATCGGTTAACGATATCGCGTCATCGCAATACCTGGCCTCATGGCATAAAATTACCGCCTGCCCTGCGCCGTATTTCGATATCGAAAAGGAATACACTACGCAGCAAACCATTAAAGAATTGATTAAACATCGCGTGCTGGAAAGCTGCCATGATGTGGCCGACGGTGGTTTATATACCTGTTTGTTAGAAGCCGCCATGCCAAACGGCCTGGGCTTTGATATCGAAACAGACGCGGCTATCCGTAAAGATGCCTTCCTTTTTGGCGAGGCCCAAGGCCGTATAGTAGTGACCGTAGCACCCGAAGAGCAGGAACGCTTTGTAGAGTTTATGGCCACCAGCGAAACTGAGTTTAGCCTGTTGGGTACCGTTAACAACGGCTTCCTGAATGTAGATGGCGAATTGTTTGGCCATGTTACCGACGTGAAAATGGTACACAGTAACGTATTACATTCTATTTTAGGCGAATAA
- the gloA2 gene encoding SMU1112c/YaeR family gloxylase I-like metalloprotein, which translates to MLKLNQVHHIAIICSDYEKSKHFYSEILGLKIVREVYREARQSYKLDLEVGNRYQIELFSFPDPTPRPSRPEAAGLRHLAFEVDNLDEAVFHLKECGVEAEPVRVDEFTGKRFTFFTDPDGLPLELYEV; encoded by the coding sequence ATGTTAAAACTGAACCAGGTACACCACATCGCCATTATTTGCAGCGACTATGAAAAGTCGAAGCATTTTTATAGTGAAATACTTGGTTTAAAAATAGTGCGCGAGGTTTACCGCGAGGCACGCCAATCATACAAGCTTGATTTGGAAGTGGGCAACCGCTACCAGATCGAGCTTTTTTCATTTCCAGACCCCACACCGAGGCCATCTCGACCCGAAGCTGCCGGCCTGCGCCACTTAGCCTTCGAGGTGGATAACCTCGACGAAGCCGTATTTCACCTCAAAGAATGCGGGGTAGAAGCAGAGCCCGTCCGTGTGGATGAGTTCACCGGTAAACGCTTCACCTTCTTTACAGATCCCGATGGCTTGCCGCTGGAGTTGTATGAGGTGTAG
- a CDS encoding NUDIX hydrolase, whose translation MPTTQDIKVAVDAVVFGYTSKEGLSVLLIKRNIDPFKDTWALPGGLVGNDESLEDAVQRELKEETGVSINYLEQLYSFGQPGRDPRNRVISITYYGLVKPDAFQIEAATDAAEVEWFNIKRIPQLAFDHEDIIAAAHDRLKNKILYQPIGFELLEERFPFSELEKLYMAVLDRSIDRRNFKKKVVKFGFLEETDEKQALAGAGRPGNLFCFNQQKYFQLQKEGINFEI comes from the coding sequence ATGCCCACCACCCAGGATATTAAAGTAGCTGTAGATGCTGTTGTATTTGGATATACTTCAAAAGAAGGATTATCGGTGCTACTCATCAAACGCAATATCGACCCATTCAAAGATACCTGGGCATTACCTGGCGGATTGGTTGGTAATGACGAGTCATTGGAGGATGCCGTACAGCGCGAACTGAAGGAAGAAACCGGGGTAAGCATCAACTATCTGGAACAACTATATAGCTTTGGCCAGCCCGGCCGCGATCCACGTAACAGGGTAATTTCTATTACCTATTATGGCCTTGTAAAGCCGGATGCATTCCAGATTGAAGCCGCCACCGATGCTGCCGAAGTAGAATGGTTCAATATCAAAAGAATCCCCCAATTGGCTTTTGACCACGAGGACATCATCGCAGCAGCACATGATCGCCTTAAAAATAAAATCCTTTACCAGCCCATTGGGTTTGAGCTGCTGGAAGAGCGCTTTCCCTTCTCTGAACTGGAGAAACTATACATGGCCGTTTTGGATAGGAGTATAGATCGCAGGAATTTCAAAAAGAAGGTTGTCAAATTTGGTTTCCTTGAAGAAACTGACGAAAAGCAGGCGCTTGCAGGCGCAGGAAGGCCAGGTAACCTATTCTGTTTTAATCAGCAAAAATACTTCCAGCTTCAAAAAGAAGGCATTAATTTCGAGATCTGA
- a CDS encoding NUDIX domain-containing protein: MKIAVIIARFQTPYLHEGHKNLIDTVSKDHARLIILLGVSPIMGSRKNPYDYHTREKMIKREYPDVIVLPVSDHPSDKVWSDNLDGLLKNVFPNGNFTLFGSRDSFIPYYKGHFETVELPAHGDYNATELRKQYADKVFDSNDFRAGILYAYYNQYTKVYPTVDVAMFRNDKTELLLGKKANSPKWRFIGGFADPEDESYEAAAKRELSEECGNVEVGNMTYETSHRVNDWRYRNEADKIITLLFSCDHLAGEPVANDDIVDVAWFKIEELTQMISNDLINDEHVKMLKLIIDKYIKN; the protein is encoded by the coding sequence ATGAAAATAGCCGTAATTATTGCCCGCTTCCAAACCCCCTACCTACACGAAGGGCATAAAAACCTCATAGATACCGTAAGTAAGGATCATGCCAGGCTGATTATCCTGTTGGGTGTTAGCCCGATAATGGGCAGCCGTAAAAATCCTTATGATTACCACACCCGCGAAAAAATGATCAAACGCGAATACCCCGATGTGATTGTATTGCCGGTGAGCGATCACCCGAGCGACAAGGTATGGTCTGATAACCTGGATGGCTTACTTAAAAACGTGTTCCCAAACGGTAACTTTACGTTGTTTGGCAGCCGGGATAGTTTTATTCCCTATTACAAAGGTCATTTTGAAACGGTTGAGCTGCCCGCCCATGGCGATTATAATGCCACCGAATTGCGCAAACAATATGCCGACAAGGTTTTTGATTCCAATGATTTTCGTGCCGGTATCTTGTATGCTTACTACAACCAATACACCAAAGTATACCCAACGGTTGATGTAGCCATGTTCAGGAACGATAAAACCGAACTACTGTTAGGCAAAAAAGCCAATAGCCCCAAATGGCGCTTTATCGGCGGCTTTGCCGATCCGGAAGATGAAAGCTACGAAGCCGCCGCCAAACGCGAGCTAAGTGAAGAATGCGGAAACGTAGAGGTAGGCAATATGACCTACGAAACCAGCCACCGTGTAAACGACTGGCGTTACCGCAACGAAGCCGATAAAATTATTACCTTGTTATTCAGCTGCGACCACTTAGCCGGCGAACCGGTGGCTAACGACGATATTGTTGATGTGGCTTGGTTTAAAATAGAAGAGCTTACCCAGATGATAAGCAATGACTTAATAAACGATGAGCATGTCAAAATGTTAAAGCTCATTATCGACAAGTACATTAAAAATTAA
- a CDS encoding DUF2971 domain-containing protein, producing MTVQITESEIVPYKDFTMPPLVYKYRDWSHNSHKRIVTHREVYFSSPANFEDEFDCKNPTRWDLLTHEEILNKYYQDSWKLNPSFTIEQHQDFAIDWANHTMVTDKDYVDRQQSETFNQFNDRTGVLSLTEYPAEIRMWEKYSNSHTGFCIGFDAKTMLYKTGSGAGIVLYHDELPQIHPTPKHTTTEQILLQVFCKLDHWSFEKEYRVFKFKNTPLTKADRCVVINPYAFKEIIIGSSMSGDDAKKLIDSIPPEIRQIKIKKAHLINNEIIIRDF from the coding sequence ATGACTGTACAAATAACAGAATCAGAAATAGTTCCATATAAAGACTTTACTATGCCGCCCTTGGTTTACAAATACCGAGATTGGTCACATAATTCTCATAAAAGGATCGTTACACATCGAGAAGTTTATTTTTCGTCACCTGCAAATTTTGAAGATGAGTTTGATTGTAAAAATCCAACGCGATGGGATTTGCTTACACATGAAGAAATTCTTAATAAATATTATCAAGACTCTTGGAAATTAAATCCCAGCTTTACGATTGAGCAGCACCAGGATTTCGCTATTGATTGGGCCAATCACACAATGGTTACTGACAAAGACTATGTAGATCGTCAACAGAGCGAAACCTTTAATCAATTTAATGATCGCACAGGTGTTTTAAGCCTGACAGAATATCCGGCTGAAATTAGAATGTGGGAAAAATACTCGAATTCTCACACCGGATTTTGTATAGGATTTGATGCAAAAACAATGCTTTATAAAACGGGATCAGGTGCTGGAATTGTTTTATATCATGATGAATTACCTCAAATTCATCCAACACCGAAACATACAACTACTGAACAAATTTTATTGCAAGTCTTTTGTAAGCTTGATCATTGGAGTTTTGAGAAAGAATATAGAGTTTTCAAGTTTAAAAACACACCGCTAACTAAAGCTGATCGATGTGTTGTCATAAATCCTTATGCATTTAAAGAAATAATTATTGGGTCTTCAATGTCGGGAGATGATGCAAAGAAATTGATTGATTCAATACCGCCAGAGATAAGACAGATAAAAATTAAAAAAGCACACTTAATTAATAACGAAATAATTATTAGGGATTTTTAA
- a CDS encoding nicotinate phosphoribosyltransferase, giving the protein MERENLVLLADAYKYAHHKLYYPGTTQIYSYLESRGGMFDETIFFGLQYFLKEYLQGPAFIQQDLDEADGFLQQVFGRTDVFDKSKFQYILDKYNGKLPVRIKAVAEGTAVPTGNALMTIENTAPECYWLTNFLETLLMQVWYPCTVATLSNQIKKVVTQYYKETATPGAEAGIDFVLNDFGFRGVSSVESAKIGGAAHLLNFSGSDNLAGSAMAINYYSAQKVYGMSIPATEHSICTLLGREGELEVFRHVLRTFPTGIIACVSDSYNIFKACSEYWGTELREEILNRDGTLVIRPDSGDPVMTLLAIFNILFDKFGFTTNAKGFKVLPPQVRVIQGDGVNYTEIGNIYKALKDSGISAENLVLGMGGALLQKVDRDTQKFALKCSSAIVNGQEVKVEKSPTEMDADGNITPSFKKSKGGRLKLVKIDGKFKTVNQDDEPGAENLLQTVFENGELINTISFEQVKANVNAN; this is encoded by the coding sequence ATGGAACGCGAAAATTTAGTACTGCTGGCCGATGCCTACAAGTACGCTCACCATAAATTATACTACCCTGGTACCACCCAAATTTACAGCTACCTGGAAAGCAGGGGAGGGATGTTTGATGAAACCATCTTTTTCGGTCTGCAATATTTTTTAAAAGAATACCTGCAGGGTCCGGCATTTATCCAACAGGATCTGGACGAAGCTGATGGCTTTTTACAACAGGTATTTGGTCGCACCGATGTGTTTGATAAAAGCAAATTTCAATACATACTGGATAAATACAACGGCAAACTACCGGTAAGGATAAAAGCCGTAGCCGAAGGTACAGCGGTACCAACCGGCAACGCCCTGATGACCATTGAAAATACCGCCCCGGAATGTTATTGGCTTACCAATTTTTTAGAAACCCTGCTGATGCAGGTTTGGTACCCATGCACTGTTGCCACCTTGAGCAACCAGATAAAAAAGGTAGTTACCCAATACTACAAGGAAACAGCCACACCCGGCGCAGAGGCCGGTATAGACTTTGTGCTGAATGATTTCGGTTTTCGCGGCGTAAGCAGTGTGGAGAGTGCAAAAATTGGCGGAGCGGCGCATTTGCTCAATTTTAGCGGCAGCGATAACCTGGCAGGTTCTGCAATGGCCATTAATTATTACAGCGCCCAAAAGGTGTATGGCATGAGCATCCCGGCTACGGAACATAGTATTTGTACTTTGCTGGGTAGGGAAGGAGAGCTGGAAGTTTTCAGGCATGTACTCAGAACTTTCCCCACCGGTATTATTGCTTGCGTATCTGACAGCTACAATATTTTTAAGGCCTGTAGCGAATATTGGGGTACCGAGTTGCGCGAAGAAATATTGAATCGCGACGGCACCCTCGTGATTCGCCCCGATAGTGGCGACCCGGTTATGACCTTGTTAGCGATATTCAATATCCTGTTTGATAAATTCGGCTTTACCACCAATGCCAAAGGTTTCAAAGTACTGCCGCCGCAAGTGAGGGTGATACAGGGCGATGGCGTAAACTACACCGAGATAGGCAATATTTACAAGGCCTTAAAAGATAGCGGCATCAGCGCCGAAAACCTGGTATTGGGCATGGGCGGTGCCTTACTGCAAAAGGTTGACCGCGATACCCAAAAGTTTGCCCTGAAATGCAGCAGCGCCATTGTAAACGGGCAGGAGGTAAAGGTTGAGAAAAGCCCGACTGAAATGGACGCTGATGGAAACATCACCCCAAGCTTTAAAAAGAGCAAGGGCGGCCGGTTAAAGCTGGTTAAAATTGATGGAAAGTTCAAAACTGTTAACCAGGATGACGAACCCGGAGCAGAAAACCTGCTGCAAACTGTTTTTGAGAACGGGGAATTGATAAATACTATTAGTTTTGAGCAGGTAAAGGCAAATGTAAATGCCAATTGA
- a CDS encoding ribose-phosphate diphosphokinase — MKKLLFAIKDYEYLAQKVMACGTFEKGQIEVSTFTDGERYQRILSQIENRDIILIGGTVTDEATLELYDLASSLVSYGANSLTLVIPYFGYSTMERAVLSGEIVTAKTRARLISAIPKSNRGNKVVLFDLHSEGIQYYFEHDLYPVHVYCKDLVIKAALKYGGDNFVMASTDAGRAKWVESLANDMGVNAAFILKRRLKGDHTEVSAINADVAGKTVIIYDDMIRSGGSIINAAQTYKNAGAGDIYVITTHGLFINNGIERLKSSGLIKKLISSDSHMNMQAVNDDFVEVNSLAELICSVI, encoded by the coding sequence ATGAAAAAGTTACTGTTCGCGATAAAAGATTATGAATACCTGGCCCAAAAAGTAATGGCCTGTGGAACGTTTGAGAAAGGACAGATAGAGGTGAGCACATTTACCGACGGCGAGCGCTACCAGCGCATTCTGTCGCAAATTGAAAACCGCGACATCATCCTGATTGGTGGCACAGTAACCGACGAAGCGACACTGGAACTATACGACCTGGCATCCTCCTTGGTAAGCTACGGCGCCAATTCATTAACCCTGGTTATACCGTACTTCGGCTACTCGACAATGGAACGAGCTGTTCTAAGCGGCGAAATTGTAACCGCCAAAACTCGCGCGAGACTCATCTCGGCCATCCCCAAATCAAACCGCGGCAATAAGGTAGTTTTGTTCGATCTGCATTCCGAAGGTATACAATACTATTTTGAGCACGACCTGTACCCGGTGCATGTGTATTGTAAAGATCTGGTGATAAAAGCCGCCCTGAAATACGGCGGCGATAATTTTGTAATGGCCAGCACCGATGCAGGCAGGGCAAAATGGGTTGAGTCGCTGGCCAACGACATGGGCGTAAACGCAGCCTTTATCCTGAAACGCCGCCTGAAAGGCGACCACACCGAAGTAAGCGCTATAAATGCCGACGTAGCCGGCAAAACGGTAATTATTTATGACGACATGATCCGCTCTGGCGGTAGCATCATCAACGCCGCCCAAACCTACAAAAATGCAGGCGCGGGCGATATTTATGTAATAACCACCCATGGGCTGTTCATCAACAATGGCATCGAGCGGCTAAAAAGCAGTGGACTGATCAAAAAATTGATCAGCTCAGATTCGCACATGAATATGCAAGCCGTTAATGATGATTTTGTGGAGGTAAATAGTTTGGCGGAGCTGATTTGTTCGGTGATATAG
- a CDS encoding TlpA family protein disulfide reductase produces the protein MKKLTLFACFILFIFNASAQRIINNPAFFANNARGLSISRVTISDTATLISFKTDYQSDTWFRMPSGLYLVNGDQKLKIRAVDSIQLGKSTLIKGGKIVFTCNFPPVSIHTKKIDIAEPDCQQQCFNIWDIELPEISVPEALAGDWFKTDGSKQWELGVYNSKLAYNSRLWNYTFLKRQRKNILIGLKDGNQRLTLTLETGDNSRLYIIEKKSTVALFNNAAAGKTKVADNKNAFTLANVYKTGMAEYVGYIKGYSPRMGFNTGQVFVNNAVTGGQENYLIKIADDGSFKASFPVNYTKQCYVHFPFSYAAICFEAGKKVFQKFDLTGSAVTANFMGDNAALNNDLYHTQFILLGIDWIKVRKDVLDFTPAQYKAYYINLRQERLDILNNYRLQNGMTTQAYNLARLSINYTLTQFLFKYNAEKWEAYRQANNIDPQNRRSQLPPVKLEKTYYSFFKDVAFNDPLAIVSVDYTFFCDNLKNNEEVSAAQRQYIFDYVARSKKSKIPEADAAFLDVMLADAKQDRIIQLKGDEQKMIRTNVLKGMIDAEMSFDLQLMDAQDTTSKIEASFVPLSPVQLAAMRTHFTNPYVFSLLKGYNTNIANKIEANKKQTGYAKREIPQLPADSIFSSIISKYKGKTIYVDFWATWCGPCLQAIKEIAPLKDELKDDKNIVFVYITNQTSPVGTYNGMIPNIKGEHYRVSADEWNQLTSQFQINGIPHYVLVKNGVVNNLKYQPFDYNTIKNRLLDTTGN, from the coding sequence ATGAAAAAACTAACCTTATTCGCCTGTTTCATTCTTTTTATTTTTAATGCTTCGGCTCAGCGTATAATTAACAACCCAGCCTTTTTTGCCAACAACGCCAGGGGGCTAAGCATCAGCAGGGTAACTATCAGCGATACGGCAACGCTGATTAGTTTTAAAACAGATTATCAATCGGACACCTGGTTTAGGATGCCATCGGGCCTTTACCTTGTTAATGGCGATCAAAAATTAAAGATCAGAGCAGTCGATAGCATTCAGTTAGGTAAAAGCACCCTTATAAAAGGGGGCAAAATTGTATTTACCTGCAATTTTCCGCCTGTAAGTATCCATACAAAAAAAATAGACATTGCCGAACCGGATTGCCAGCAGCAGTGTTTCAATATTTGGGATATTGAACTACCGGAAATATCAGTTCCCGAAGCCCTGGCAGGCGATTGGTTTAAAACAGACGGCAGCAAACAATGGGAGTTGGGTGTTTACAACAGCAAGCTTGCTTACAATAGCAGGTTATGGAACTATACATTTTTAAAACGGCAGCGTAAAAATATATTGATTGGCTTAAAAGATGGCAATCAGAGGCTTACTTTAACGTTAGAAACAGGTGATAATAGCCGGCTGTATATTATTGAAAAAAAATCGACTGTTGCATTATTTAATAACGCGGCAGCCGGCAAAACCAAAGTAGCCGATAACAAAAACGCTTTTACCCTGGCAAACGTTTACAAAACCGGCATGGCCGAATACGTAGGTTATATAAAAGGCTATTCGCCGCGGATGGGATTTAACACCGGGCAGGTATTTGTCAATAACGCGGTTACAGGAGGACAGGAAAATTATCTTATAAAAATAGCGGACGATGGAAGTTTTAAAGCAAGTTTCCCGGTTAATTATACAAAGCAATGTTATGTGCATTTTCCTTTTTCTTACGCCGCTATATGCTTTGAAGCCGGTAAAAAGGTATTCCAAAAGTTTGATTTAACGGGCAGTGCGGTGACCGCTAATTTTATGGGCGATAATGCTGCGCTTAATAACGATTTATACCATACACAGTTTATTTTGTTGGGTATTGACTGGATTAAAGTTAGAAAGGATGTGCTTGACTTTACTCCCGCACAATACAAAGCTTATTATATTAACCTGCGCCAGGAGCGGCTGGATATTTTAAATAATTACCGCTTACAAAATGGAATGACGACACAGGCATATAACCTGGCGCGGCTGAGCATTAACTATACCTTAACCCAGTTTTTATTTAAATATAACGCCGAGAAATGGGAAGCTTACAGGCAAGCAAATAACATCGATCCGCAAAACAGGCGCAGCCAATTGCCACCGGTAAAACTTGAAAAAACTTATTATTCCTTTTTTAAGGATGTTGCTTTTAACGATCCATTGGCGATAGTTTCGGTCGATTATACTTTTTTTTGCGACAACTTAAAGAATAATGAAGAAGTATCAGCAGCTCAACGCCAATATATTTTCGACTATGTAGCGCGATCGAAAAAAAGTAAAATTCCTGAGGCCGATGCTGCATTCCTGGATGTAATGCTGGCAGATGCAAAACAAGACCGCATCATCCAGCTAAAAGGCGATGAGCAAAAAATGATTCGTACAAATGTGTTAAAGGGAATGATAGATGCCGAGATGAGTTTTGATCTTCAACTGATGGACGCTCAGGATACCACAAGTAAAATAGAAGCCAGTTTTGTACCGCTTTCGCCGGTACAGCTTGCAGCTATGCGCACGCACTTTACAAACCCGTATGTTTTTTCATTACTGAAGGGCTACAATACCAATATTGCTAACAAAATTGAGGCTAACAAAAAGCAAACAGGTTATGCAAAGCGCGAAATACCTCAATTGCCCGCCGATAGCATTTTTTCGTCCATCATCAGCAAATACAAGGGCAAAACCATCTATGTTGATTTTTGGGCAACCTGGTGTGGCCCGTGTTTGCAGGCAATTAAAGAAATTGCTCCCTTAAAAGACGAATTAAAGGACGATAAGAACATCGTTTTTGTTTACATCACCAATCAAACATCGCCGGTTGGCACGTACAACGGTATGATACCAAATATAAAAGGAGAGCATTACCGGGTGAGCGCTGATGAATGGAATCAATTAACAAGCCAGTTCCAAATCAACGGTATTCCACATTATGTATTGGTGAAAAATGGTGTGGTTAACAATCTTAAATACCAGCCTTTTGATTATAATACAATAAAAAACCGGTTGCTTGATACTACGGGCAATTAA